CACTCTTGGTTGCCTGCTTGGACAATCCAAAGATAAATGACGAGTGTTTTTGaataattcaagattttcATTTGATTGGCTATCTTTCAGGTGCAAAGAAGTACGGGATGAGACTAATTGAGCCATGCTGTGAATAAGATCGTGCATCTTATACACTTCTCCACCACGAACATTAACACCCGATGATTGGAAAAATGACCTCTGGAGTAGATTCTTGAAGTAGTCATAGCCAAGATCTTCTATCCCCATATTTCTGGTGGGATGCACAAATCCTTCAGCTATCCATAGAAAAACCAACTCACTCACTTCAAAGTCATGATCCTTTGGAAACATAGCACAATAAGCaaaacattttttcaaatgtgGCGGCAAATGATGATAGCTCAAGGCTAAAGCTGCAAAGATGTCATTGCCATTCATGTACAAGTCCCACCATTCACTGTTTAGAATAGAGATCCATTCGGTTGGATCATCTTTGAAGTGCAGCATGCCTCCAACAGTCTTTGCTGCTAAAGGCAGCCCTTTGCATTTTATCGCTATCTCTCTTCCAATTCGTTCAAATTCAGATGTAAGATTTCTAGCCGATGTTGCTCTTTGCTTAAGCAGTTCCCAACTATTGTCATCACTTAAGGTCTCCACACAATGTGAATGAACTGCTCCTACAATTTGTGACACAATCATGCTTCGCGAGGTCAACAAGATTTTGCTACCAAATGCTCCAACTCTGAAAGGAGAAGACAAAATATCCCAATCTCTGTACTCTTCACTCCAGTAATCATCCAACACAAGTAAAAACCTCTTGTCACGAATCAACTCCTGAAGTTTAAGTTGAAGAGGATCAAGGTAGGACAAGATGCAGTTTTCCCCCGACGCAGACTCTATGATCGACTCTGTGATGGAAACGGTGTCGAAACCCATTGACAAAGAAGCCCACATCTTCAGATCAAACTTATCAACAACTCTGTTGTCATTGTAAGCAAGTTGAGCAAGAGTGGTCTTCCCAATCCCACCCATGCCAATTATGGAAACCACAGAAACTCTACTTGTGCTCAAACCCTCATCCAATAGCTTTTCAACAATCACATTCTTATCCCCATCGCGCCCAATCACAGACCCCTCATCCACCAAAGAGCTTGTAACACCATTGTAAGCTGGCCTACATTCATAGGCACAGCCCAATTTTGTGAATTCGGTCTTATAAAGTACATCCATTTCATGGGCAATCTCGTCCAATTCTCCCCTAATTTTACTCAATTGACGAGGTAGGGTCAAGTTGAAAGGTGAAAGGATGATGTCGGGTACCTGCAATTGGTCTCGATTGGCAGCGTGCTTTGCGAGATCCAGAGAAATTCCGTCGAGCAGATCATCGGCAGAGTAGGAGAGCGCGTCCACGTGTTGTAGCCACATCTTCCACGCCTTACCGCTGATGGTGTTGGAGAAAAGGGAGCGACTTTCTTCTACACGGCCAACCATTGCTCTGATCCTTTCAAGTGTTCGTTGCAGCTTCCGGAATTCGTCATCGCCGCCTAATATTACGCTCGCCTCTCGCACAGCAAAGCTCGAAAACTTGTCAATTAAGACTTGCAGCGGCGCCGATACAACACCAGCTTGAAGAACGGAATCCATGTGTGTTTGAGGTTTAGTGATGGATCGATGTTGAATAATGGAGGAAATGTAGAGAAAGAGAAACAAGTCTTCGCTGTAAACTCCAAGTCTACGGTGGtgtgtttaattgaatttcCATTGAGAGTTTATTCCTGCACTAAACTAACAACCAAAAATTTATGTTGTCCTTCAAGGATACACTAATCATAATTCATTCCCACTCTACACTCACGACAAAATCAAACAGGGTCCCGATCACTTATTAAAATCgctcatatttataaaattattttattttattatgagcGTAGAAAAATAGATTAGAATTAATGGAGTAAGTGATCCTTGCCACATTTTGTCTGAGAGCATTGCATCAATTGGATcgatgaagaaaaaatatagtatatgaaaaagattgaaaaatataaagtgagagaataaagtactcTATTCGACTTCAAAGCATATGCATTTTGAATaaggcacgggttttaatgcaatattaataaagtaagagagatgtagagagaaaaaataattaaaattttattaatgacAAATGAGTCTTACCtaattagaaagaaaagagttttcaaaattaaaaaatgcatattcttgtgggataaactaaaaagaaaatagtacatattcttgtgggacagagggagtactaagaTAAAGTAATGTaagtaaaaagaaatgtgtttacttttattaaaatgatgacttcactattactattatacaTGGACCGTaccaaaattgcaaaataactTCTCTATTATAAAATGGGAGTACGTGGTGggttttagtttttaaatggAGGTGCAAAAATCGACTTCCATTTCAAtaataactactccctccgttccactcaagatgaccacattcttgagtTACACGAAATTTTAGGAAGTGTTGttagatggaataaagtagagtggaaaaaggtagttgaatattttaatgacgatagatgagagagaaggttacttccaattttggaaaatgatcatcttgaatgggacaaacaaaaaagaaaagatgagTATCTTGAATGAGAttgaaagaataaattttaaaaggatAAGCtaatatctaaattttggATGGATTTTGCTACTATGACTTTTGCTGCTATTGTTGTCGATTTTCCACGACCCTAATATGGAAATGAAGTCATCAAAAAGTAAGTACTCGTTCCGTTTTATAATAGgtgtcatatttttatttttagtttgtcctataaaaaatatcacctttactttttttgaaaaagctccctctcacattaatataaatatattattttctctatccatttaacacacaaaataataggagtatcaCCTAAAATATCATGTCAATCCTCAAGTGTGCCATCTGTtatgggatgaagggagtagaatattattgaaattagaCGATGATGTCATTTTTCGACATGATTAGGTAGGCATAGTAGTGggaaaaaatactaaaataccaCACTTACCGTACTAAAAATATCGATTTTAGATATACCATAATTTTTAGTACAGTAACGATATCAATTTTTCTGCACCGCGGTAATAtcaaatatttgatatatacCGTagattcgatatatcgtaccgtatttcggtataccgcaataAAGGTAAGACAAcggtataaaaaaataatcatatcgAATACTCGGTATAGTATCAGTATGATATTTTGTCATACCGCAatttttcggtacggtatgcaGTATGATATTTCGGTAGGTATGCAGTATGACATTCTCGGTACGGTATATCATACCGACCAACCCCTAGATTGGCATAGGTGTATTGGGGGTATGGTGAATCATGCAAAGTAGAAGACttgcataaacaaataatggATATATTTGATCGATAATTGCATATTAGAACGCAAAGAATTTAAGATTAATTGCTATGTCTCCATGTGAAGTTCTTCTTACTCAATCACAAAACTTCTACTCCCTTGGTCcttaataatttgtcaccatttaacttgacatgagttttaaaaagtgtaatagaaagtgagttgaaaaggttatTGGCATGtgagtcttacttttatatacttcatccgtcccactcTAAGTGGAACCTTTCTAattcggcacgggattttatgtagtgttgttttgtgagtaaagtggagagaataaagtaagacagaTGGAAAAAAAGTAGAGTGAGTGAcgtttctatatttaaaaatgtgtcatttagaagaaaaaaatatgtcgCTTAAAGTGgcacgaagggagtactagttttataCTACGTCCATATTTGAATAATGGaaacatttaaaatgaataaagtaagagagaaagagaaaaaatagtgaaagtagtgttagtgaattgtggggtccacatccaaaaatagaaagattttaaagtttctattttaagagacgacccaaaatgaaaatagtttctatttttaaaatacggaggtagtaatgaatgtgagtgagattgagttagtggaatgtgggtccactatcaaaatgataaaagtgaaaatgtgataaatttttagggaagatagaaatgtaaataagtgacaaatttttagagacgGGTGGAGTAATATGTAAGACCAATAGAAGATAATACCAACTTAGAAGGGAGAAGAAGTTGGATTTTCTCTCCTTTGAGAATTTTGAAATCCTCAAATTGtgagaaaaattatttatgtctTTAACTCTCAAACtctaaaattcacaaattctcAGATTGTGAAACTATTTTACCTCTAGTCTCCTTTATATAGAGTTATTATGGGTTAAATTAGTGATATATGAAAGATGGACTTTGATCAATCCTGCTTagtcttttttaaaaaaaaattaaattgacccttaatttaaattaagctCAAACAAAGTAGTATTATTATGAGCCATTGTAGATAAATAGTATCTAATCACAAATTCTTCctctttaatttgttatttctaGTGTTTAAGATATGAATattcactatataatttaagtctattatttgactttgtaactaatttatctttttccaagaatGGTcaagttcaaaaattttatttattattacatagAATAAATTTCAACCGGCcagatttctgaataataaaacattttccGAACACTAATTGGGGAAATTATCAAACCTAATTCGTCTGATACAaaattcattgcaataacaatactaacACTACTAGATACTCCCTTCGtaccaaggaagatgacccctttcttgggcggcacgagattttatatagctttattttgtgtgttgagtggaaagagtaaagtaagagagagaataaagtagagataaatggtatttctatttttagtaatgaatcATCTTgagtgagacaaactaaaaaggaaagtaaaTCATCTTCAATGAGACCGataaagtattaattataaCCACACAAGATATCAAGATtttcaaattacaaaagaCCCACACCTTTTATATGTCAAGATGGTGAATAATCATTGTCAACAATAATTAAGTAACAGCAATCAACAAGTCTACTACGCATAAAAGTTGGGCAAtcaataattaagtaaatatcGAAGAAGGACTTATCTCATTTTTAGATCAGTGTTACACTATTGTTacttattttctaaatttgcGGACTGACACTCTAATTTTTCTCGATAGATAGTTAAATTCTTCTATCTAATCGTTTTACTTTAATAAAGAACCGATTGTGGTTACCTATGGTAACGACCATGTCCACAACAAGTTTACTACGCATAAAAGTTGGGCATTCTTATACGTtaaaatgtttgaaaaataGGTTAATCTGAAACTTCTTATACCAGTCCTAACATAATGATGTGAaactaatttttcattttgtaactttttaatcatatattcaaAACGTGTCTTTGTAtaaatttcttctcactttAGCTTTATTTTAGccacattaatttttaatttgccGTTCATGCGAAATCGTcaacaacatcaaaattaaaactccatcattttaataatagatTACATTCGTCAATTTGGATgccccttaaaaatagaacaattttaattaagaaaaaaaaaatcactctaatgaaatgaatctcattctccactaataatacac
The nucleotide sequence above comes from Salvia hispanica cultivar TCC Black 2014 chromosome 5, UniMelb_Shisp_WGS_1.0, whole genome shotgun sequence. Encoded proteins:
- the LOC125186774 gene encoding putative disease resistance protein RGA3 → MDSVLQAGVVSAPLQVLIDKFSSFAVREASVILGGDDEFRKLQRTLERIRAMVGRVEESRSLFSNTISGKAWKMWLQHVDALSYSADDLLDGISLDLAKHAANRDQLQVPDIILSPFNLTLPRQLSKIRGELDEIAHEMDVLYKTEFTKLGCAYECRPAYNGVTSSLVDEGSVIGRDGDKNVIVEKLLDEGLSTSRVSVVSIIGMGGIGKTTLAQLAYNDNRVVDKFDLKMWASLSMGFDTVSITESIIESASGENCILSYLDPLQLKLQELIRDKRFLLVLDDYWSEEYRDWDILSSPFRVGAFGSKILLTSRSMIVSQIVGAVHSHCVETLSDDNSWELLKQRATSARNLTSEFERIGREIAIKCKGLPLAAKTVGGMLHFKDDPTEWISILNSEWWDLYMNGNDIFAALALSYHHLPPHLKKCFAYCAMFPKDHDFEVSELVFLWIAEGFVHPTRNMGIEDLGYDYFKNLLQRSFFQSSGVNVRGGEVYKMHDLIHSMAQLVSSRTSLHLKDSQSNENLELFKNTRHLSLDCPSRQPRVLEGYLWYENLRTLKVMSVCGGSIEVSYLLFLKLKSLRVLDLSRTGLVELPESIENLKYLRYLNLSENGGFTRLPESLANLFSLQILKLEQCPNLHELPRNMKKMVSLQYLHLDIKQLNGMPSELGKLVNLQTLPAFIVGRTEGHGIQELKNMKFLRGCLSIKNLDNVPTVDEAKQAMLLTKPFLDRLEFEWNGCGDSNHHEQILHGLQPHENLKELLLTNYNGFSLPGWFSSPLCKLLSINLQSCNYCHILTPLAKLRYLKSLTIDDMANWSQVNQDFSGFQSLEYLAMKNIPNLVSWCMFRGSRFPHLHTLHINDCPMLTNLPSLK